A region from the Colwellia sp. PAMC 21821 genome encodes:
- a CDS encoding glycosyltransferase family 4 protein yields the protein MVNNIDSTMLVQNKMSDDCTVITKVSVKDKILNKLRPTLDAIPVKFYKNKEDSLFSPSFLPFSSVIEMINDINPDIVHLHWVCHGMINVEDIARINVPIVWTLHDDWVFTGGCHIKWDCDKYQNNCGSCPRLGSINENDLSRKVFNRKKKAFSKIDQLIIVGVSHWLKDCAKKSALLKDKKIINLPNPLDTGKYKPFDKDKAKELWCLPKNKKLILFGANSATADINKGFIELCEALAKIKSTDVEFVVFGSSEPKKSQDFGVKTHYLGNVHDDVSLITIYSLADVMVVPSLQEAFGQTASEAMACGTPVVAFGHTGLLDIIDHKVNGYLAQPINTTDLANGIDWVLKSDQYDELCISARNKVVNEFDSKVVAKKYVELYKEILND from the coding sequence ATAGTAAATAATATTGACAGTACGATGCTCGTTCAAAATAAAATGAGTGATGATTGTACCGTAATCACAAAGGTTTCAGTTAAGGATAAAATTTTAAATAAACTGCGTCCAACTTTAGATGCAATACCTGTTAAATTTTATAAAAATAAGGAAGATTCTTTATTTAGTCCTTCTTTTCTACCATTTAGTAGTGTTATCGAAATGATTAATGATATTAATCCCGATATAGTCCATTTACATTGGGTTTGTCATGGAATGATTAACGTTGAGGATATAGCAAGAATTAATGTACCAATTGTATGGACGTTACATGATGACTGGGTATTTACTGGTGGGTGCCATATAAAGTGGGACTGTGATAAATATCAAAATAACTGTGGAAGTTGCCCTAGACTAGGGAGCATTAACGAAAATGACTTAAGCCGAAAAGTATTTAATCGGAAAAAAAAAGCATTTTCTAAAATAGATCAATTAATAATTGTTGGTGTAAGTCACTGGTTAAAAGATTGCGCTAAAAAGAGTGCACTTTTAAAAGATAAAAAAATAATTAACTTACCAAACCCTTTAGATACTGGAAAATATAAACCTTTCGATAAGGATAAAGCCAAAGAACTTTGGTGCTTGCCTAAAAATAAAAAATTAATACTTTTTGGTGCTAACAGTGCTACAGCTGATATAAATAAAGGCTTTATAGAGTTATGTGAAGCCCTTGCTAAAATTAAAAGTACAGATGTTGAGTTTGTAGTATTTGGCAGTAGTGAGCCAAAAAAATCTCAAGATTTTGGCGTTAAAACGCATTATTTAGGTAATGTACATGATGATGTCAGTCTTATCACTATATATAGCTTAGCAGATGTAATGGTCGTCCCTAGTTTACAAGAGGCATTTGGGCAAACTGCTAGCGAAGCAATGGCTTGTGGAACACCTGTTGTAGCTTTTGGGCACACGGGATTGTTAGATATTATAGACCACAAAGTCAATGGGTATCTAGCACAACCTATTAACACTACAGACTTAGCTAATGGTATTGACTGGGTACTGAAAAGTGATCAATATGACGAACTTTGTATAAGTGCTAGAAATAAAGTTGTCAATGAATTTGATAGTAAAGTTGTTGCTAAAAAGTATGTTGAATTATACAAAGAGATCTTAAATGATTAG
- a CDS encoding GDP-L-fucose synthase, giving the protein MNEIKSRIFVAGHNGMVGSAIVRQLSKVQGVELITRSRKGLDLKNQQAVLDFFQTEKIDQVYLAAAKVGGIVANNTYPADFIYENLMIQCNIINSAHLADIQQLLFLGSSCIYPKLAEQPMKETALLTGTLEETNEPYAVAKIAGIKLCESYNRQHGRDYRSVMPTNLYGAHDNFHPENSHVIPALLRRFHEAKLNGDNEVIAWGSGRPMREFLYVDDMADASIHVMNLDKTTYNENTEPMLSHINVGTGVDCTIQELVETVAEVVGFKGAIKFDTAKPDGAPRKLMNVDRLKRLGWGYSVSLKDGLSMAYQWFINNQDKFRG; this is encoded by the coding sequence ATGAATGAAATAAAATCGCGAATTTTTGTTGCGGGCCATAATGGCATGGTCGGCTCTGCTATCGTTCGTCAGTTAAGTAAAGTTCAAGGTGTCGAGTTAATTACTCGCTCTCGTAAAGGACTAGACTTAAAAAATCAACAAGCTGTACTTGATTTCTTTCAAACAGAAAAAATTGATCAAGTTTACTTAGCTGCCGCAAAAGTGGGCGGGATAGTAGCCAATAATACTTACCCTGCAGATTTCATATATGAAAATCTAATGATTCAATGCAATATTATTAACAGTGCGCATTTGGCTGACATCCAACAATTACTCTTTTTAGGCTCTTCTTGTATATATCCTAAGTTAGCGGAGCAGCCCATGAAAGAAACGGCGCTGCTAACCGGTACATTAGAAGAAACCAATGAACCGTATGCTGTTGCCAAAATTGCAGGAATTAAATTATGTGAAAGTTACAATCGTCAGCATGGGAGGGATTATAGGAGTGTAATGCCTACAAACCTTTATGGTGCACATGACAATTTTCACCCTGAAAATAGCCATGTTATTCCTGCTCTATTAAGACGTTTTCATGAAGCTAAGTTAAATGGAGATAATGAAGTTATTGCATGGGGAAGTGGTAGGCCAATGCGTGAGTTTTTATATGTAGATGATATGGCTGATGCATCAATTCATGTTATGAATCTAGATAAAACAACGTATAACGAAAATACAGAGCCTATGTTAAGTCATATAAATGTAGGAACCGGGGTTGACTGTACAATTCAAGAATTAGTAGAAACAGTCGCAGAAGTGGTCGGTTTTAAAGGAGCAATTAAGTTTGATACAGCCAAGCCAGATGGCGCACCACGTAAATTAATGAATGTAGATAGGCTTAAGAGACTCGGTTGGGGGTACTCTGTTTCACTTAAAGATGGACTTTCTATGGCCTATCAATGGTTTATCAATAACCAAGATAAGTTTAGAGGTTAA
- a CDS encoding glycosyltransferase yields the protein MYDYIIVTHLPAFYKVNLYNALSNKLNIFVVFVSNETSEKRSGDFSSLKEAKFKYSVLSNHAFQHRNKLKTTYKLFKIISNTQYKKILLSGWDLPEFWMVALLSSNNKNCLALESTIMESNISGAKKRVKQLFLSMVNIVFASGRLHVDLLKALNYQKEIRVTHGVGIINKPHFERVEKKYQQKFLFVGRLSKVKNLALLINVFNQLPMHQLTIIGDGEEKKNLMSVANSNIFFREPIENSKLKVEFEKNNFFILPSISETWGIVVEEALYFGLPVIVSDHCGASELIINGINGYIFTNNKTDELMKIIGDIDNDIYKKLLHNIYESKAEQKDIKQVASYDFS from the coding sequence ATGTATGATTATATTATTGTTACTCATTTACCTGCTTTCTATAAGGTTAATTTGTACAATGCATTATCAAATAAACTGAATATTTTTGTTGTTTTTGTGTCGAATGAAACAAGTGAAAAGCGTTCCGGTGATTTCTCATCCTTAAAAGAGGCAAAATTTAAATACTCAGTGCTCAGCAATCATGCATTCCAACATCGTAATAAGCTTAAAACAACATACAAGTTATTTAAAATAATAAGTAACACGCAGTATAAAAAAATATTATTAAGTGGATGGGATTTACCTGAGTTCTGGATGGTAGCCTTATTATCTTCTAATAATAAGAACTGTTTGGCACTTGAATCAACAATCATGGAAAGTAATATTTCTGGAGCAAAAAAGAGGGTTAAACAGTTATTTCTCTCTATGGTAAATATTGTCTTTGCTTCAGGTCGGTTGCATGTGGATTTACTCAAGGCGTTAAATTATCAAAAAGAAATTAGAGTAACCCACGGTGTAGGTATTATTAACAAACCACACTTTGAAAGAGTAGAGAAAAAATATCAACAAAAGTTCTTGTTTGTGGGTCGTTTGTCTAAGGTTAAAAACTTAGCATTATTAATAAATGTTTTTAATCAACTGCCTATGCACCAATTGACTATTATTGGAGATGGGGAAGAAAAAAAGAATCTAATGAGTGTAGCTAATAGCAATATATTTTTTCGTGAACCAATAGAAAATTCAAAGTTGAAAGTTGAATTTGAAAAAAATAATTTCTTTATATTACCAAGCATAAGCGAAACCTGGGGAATTGTTGTAGAAGAGGCACTCTATTTTGGTTTGCCAGTAATCGTTTCAGACCACTGTGGTGCATCGGAGTTAATTATCAATGGTATAAATGGTTATATATTCACTAACAATAAAACAGATGAATTAATGAAAATTATTGGTGATATTGATAATGATATTTATAAAAAATTGTTACATAACATATATGAAAGTAAGGCTGAACAAAAAGATATAAAGCAAGTAGCAAGTTATGATTTTTCTTGA
- a CDS encoding glycosyltransferase family 2 protein — translation MKVSIITATYNSAETISDTLQSLNAQSYKNIEYIIIDGASNDNTIDVINQECPRVTKIISEPDNGIYDALNKGILVATGDIVGFLHSDDLFAYPDAITDIVQQFELSGCDAIYGDLQYVSKNNTNNIIRLWKSGVYKESNIRSGWMPPHPTFYMKRSLYNKYGLFDLSFKIAADYDSLLRYLWTHKVTMSYLPKVLMKMRVGGASNRSLKNILQKTEEDIRALRCNNIHPLRAILWKNLSKVSQFIIK, via the coding sequence ATGAAAGTTAGTATTATTACTGCTACATATAATAGCGCAGAAACTATTAGCGACACTTTGCAGTCTCTAAATGCGCAAAGCTATAAAAATATTGAATATATCATTATTGATGGTGCATCAAATGATAATACGATAGATGTTATTAATCAGGAATGTCCTCGTGTTACTAAAATTATTAGTGAACCCGATAATGGCATTTACGATGCACTAAATAAAGGAATCCTTGTTGCAACAGGTGATATCGTTGGTTTTTTACATTCTGATGACTTGTTTGCTTATCCTGATGCCATAACTGATATAGTTCAACAGTTTGAACTCTCTGGTTGTGATGCGATCTATGGTGATCTCCAATATGTTTCTAAAAATAATACTAATAATATTATTCGATTATGGAAATCGGGCGTTTATAAAGAGTCTAATATAAGAAGTGGTTGGATGCCCCCACACCCTACATTTTACATGAAGCGAAGTTTATATAATAAGTATGGCCTGTTTGATTTAAGCTTTAAAATCGCTGCGGATTATGATTCGTTACTGCGTTACCTTTGGACACATAAGGTAACGATGTCCTATTTACCAAAAGTATTGATGAAAATGCGTGTTGGCGGTGCGAGCAATCGCAGCTTGAAAAATATCTTACAAAAAACTGAAGAAGATATTAGAGCTTTGAGATGTAATAATATCCATCCACTAAGAGCTATTCTTTGGAAAAATTTATCGAAAGTATCTCAATTTATAATCAAGTGA
- the gmd gene encoding GDP-mannose 4,6-dehydratase, translating into MTKNKVALITGVTGQDGSYLAELLLEKGYEVHGIKRRASSLNTERVDHIYQDNHEKNQKFFLHYGDLTDSSNLTRIIKDVQPDEVYNLGAQSHVAVSFECPEYTADVDAMGTLRLLEAIRFLGLEKTTKFYQASTSELYGEVQEIPQKETTPFHPRSPYAVAKMYAYWIVVNYRESYGMYACNGILFNHESPRRGETFVTRKITRAIANISQGFEKCLFLGNMDALRDWGHAKDYVRMQWMMLQQETADDFVIATGKQISVREFVTLSAKEAGISLEFTGEGLDEVATVTAITGDNAPALSVGDVIVKVDPRYFRPAEVETLLGDPSKAKEKLGWVPQITVEEMCAEMVENDLNKAKQHAILKKHGYNIAVTLES; encoded by the coding sequence ATGACAAAGAATAAAGTAGCTTTAATTACCGGTGTAACTGGCCAAGATGGATCATATCTTGCTGAATTATTGTTAGAGAAAGGTTATGAGGTACACGGTATTAAGCGTAGAGCTTCGTCGTTAAATACTGAGCGTGTAGACCATATTTATCAAGATAATCATGAGAAAAATCAAAAGTTTTTTCTTCATTATGGTGATTTAACCGATTCGTCTAACCTTACGCGTATTATTAAAGACGTACAACCAGATGAAGTATATAACTTAGGCGCGCAATCTCATGTTGCTGTTTCATTTGAATGTCCAGAATATACAGCTGATGTTGATGCTATGGGTACCTTACGTCTTCTTGAAGCAATTCGTTTTTTAGGCTTGGAAAAAACAACTAAGTTCTACCAGGCATCAACGTCGGAGTTATACGGTGAAGTACAAGAAATTCCACAAAAAGAAACCACACCATTCCATCCTCGCTCACCTTATGCTGTTGCTAAAATGTACGCCTATTGGATAGTTGTTAACTATCGGGAATCTTACGGTATGTATGCCTGTAACGGTATTTTATTTAACCACGAGTCTCCTCGTCGTGGTGAAACCTTCGTTACTCGTAAAATAACCCGTGCTATTGCTAATATTTCACAAGGTTTCGAGAAGTGTTTGTTCCTAGGTAATATGGACGCTCTTCGTGACTGGGGACATGCAAAAGATTATGTTCGTATGCAATGGATGATGCTACAGCAAGAAACAGCTGATGATTTTGTCATTGCAACCGGTAAGCAAATTTCTGTACGAGAATTTGTTACATTATCGGCTAAAGAAGCAGGAATTTCACTTGAATTTACAGGTGAAGGACTTGATGAGGTAGCTACTGTAACTGCAATTACCGGTGATAATGCCCCTGCTTTAAGTGTAGGTGATGTTATCGTTAAAGTTGATCCACGCTACTTCCGTCCTGCAGAAGTTGAAACGTTACTAGGTGACCCAAGTAAAGCAAAAGAAAAATTGGGCTGGGTCCCACAGATTACTGTTGAAGAAATGTGTGCCGAAATGGTAGAAAACGACTTAAATAAAGCTAAGCAACATGCAATTTTAAAAAAGCATGGTTACAACATTGCAGTAACACTTGAAAGTTAA
- a CDS encoding flippase, translating into MKYLKNTSWLLGEKILRMVVGLFVGIWVARYLGPEQFGLFSYAQSYVLLFSVIATLGLDGIVIRELVHNENQRERLLGTAFTLKLAGALLVIILLVVSILFHWNDSQTNWLIVIIAFATIFQSLNVIDFYFQSQVLSKFVVYSNLLCLLISSLIKVTLILYEAPLISFAYVILFDSFILAIGLLYFYLKENLMIKSWRFEFPLARRLLRDSWPLIISSIVVTVYMKIDIIMLKEFLGEYEVGLYAASSRISELWYVVPVLVTSSLFPAILNAKKTDENIYNNRVRNLYKILIWMAIALSITVTLIGAYLMEFLYGSGYEGAADILIIQIWSSVFIGLLMVSNKWLLAENKTKFIFIRGSAGAVINVGLNYIYIPIYGVQAAAYTSLITLIFTTLLIDMFTPSTRQHLLIKLDGFVPMLRKI; encoded by the coding sequence ATGAAGTACTTAAAAAATACTTCATGGCTTTTGGGTGAGAAAATATTAAGGATGGTGGTCGGACTTTTTGTTGGGATTTGGGTCGCTAGGTATTTAGGGCCAGAACAGTTTGGGTTGTTTAGTTATGCGCAGAGCTATGTATTACTGTTTTCTGTAATCGCAACTCTTGGGCTTGATGGAATCGTTATCCGCGAGTTAGTACATAATGAAAATCAAAGGGAACGTTTATTAGGGACTGCCTTTACACTTAAATTAGCTGGTGCTTTATTGGTTATTATATTACTTGTAGTTTCGATTTTATTTCATTGGAATGATAGTCAAACAAATTGGCTTATTGTAATAATTGCATTTGCAACTATTTTTCAAAGTTTAAATGTTATCGATTTCTATTTCCAAAGCCAAGTTTTAAGTAAGTTTGTTGTTTACAGCAATTTGTTGTGTCTTCTTATATCTTCTTTAATTAAAGTTACATTAATCTTATATGAAGCACCATTAATTTCTTTTGCTTATGTCATTTTATTTGATAGTTTTATTCTAGCAATTGGTCTTTTGTATTTTTATTTAAAAGAAAACTTAATGATTAAGTCATGGAGATTTGAATTTCCTTTAGCTCGTCGTTTATTAAGAGACAGTTGGCCCCTGATTATCAGCTCAATAGTTGTAACTGTTTACATGAAAATAGATATAATTATGCTAAAGGAATTCTTAGGTGAATATGAAGTCGGATTATACGCTGCATCAAGCCGAATTAGTGAATTATGGTATGTTGTCCCTGTATTGGTCACATCATCCTTGTTTCCAGCCATTTTAAATGCCAAGAAAACTGATGAAAATATTTATAACAATAGAGTCAGAAACCTGTATAAAATATTAATATGGATGGCTATTGCGCTGTCTATAACTGTGACTCTTATTGGGGCGTATTTGATGGAGTTTCTCTATGGTTCTGGTTATGAAGGCGCTGCTGATATTTTAATAATACAGATTTGGAGTAGTGTGTTTATTGGGCTTCTAATGGTGAGTAATAAGTGGTTGTTGGCTGAAAATAAAACGAAGTTTATATTTATTCGAGGCTCTGCCGGTGCTGTGATTAATGTCGGATTGAATTATATATACATACCTATTTATGGTGTTCAAGCTGCCGCTTATACGTCACTAATCACGTTGATATTTACAACTTTACTCATTGATATGTTCACTCCATCTACTAGACAACACCTACTTATCAAATTAGATGGTTTTGTTCCTATGTTACGTAAAATATAA
- a CDS encoding glycosyltransferase, translated as MSIKDFPLFSNKSVITLHDEWFYCGAEHYALDICSYKRVVEGYNKSNQNVQGIDLNRLVWRRKLKYYPLLTGVIFTVPSTWMKSRAEESYLLRNKDIRVVPNPIDTQIFINDTTAFSVDGIEPNDFVITFGAIDGGGSAIKGFDLLIDAIQLFASNLDSLRNIKIITFGGKNKNSGKLFGINTIELGHISSERELANIYSLSSVTIVPSRAESFGQVAAESLSCETPVIAFNHSGLTDIVKHKENGYLAEPFKPTSLAAGISWFYSLTDEVKIQLGISGRKHVIESFSEDVIGEKFISIYKELGYKSD; from the coding sequence TTGAGTATTAAAGATTTCCCTCTTTTTTCCAATAAAAGTGTGATTACCTTACACGATGAATGGTTCTATTGTGGAGCTGAGCATTATGCGCTTGACATATGTAGTTATAAACGTGTTGTTGAAGGTTATAATAAAAGCAATCAAAACGTTCAAGGTATTGACTTAAATAGGCTTGTTTGGCGGCGTAAGTTAAAGTATTACCCACTTTTAACTGGTGTTATATTTACAGTCCCATCCACTTGGATGAAAAGTAGAGCTGAAGAAAGCTACCTTCTTCGGAATAAAGATATTCGTGTGGTACCCAATCCAATTGATACTCAAATATTTATCAATGATACAACTGCCTTCAGTGTTGATGGTATAGAGCCCAATGATTTTGTAATAACATTTGGTGCGATTGATGGAGGAGGTAGTGCAATAAAAGGATTTGACTTATTAATAGATGCGATCCAATTGTTTGCTTCAAACTTAGATTCACTAAGAAATATAAAAATAATTACATTTGGTGGCAAAAATAAAAATTCAGGGAAATTGTTTGGTATCAACACCATTGAATTAGGGCACATATCATCAGAAAGAGAGTTAGCTAATATTTATTCACTTTCTTCGGTAACTATTGTTCCATCTCGTGCCGAATCATTTGGACAAGTTGCGGCTGAAAGCCTCAGCTGTGAGACTCCTGTAATTGCCTTTAACCACTCTGGATTGACTGATATTGTTAAACATAAAGAAAATGGCTACCTTGCTGAACCATTCAAGCCAACTTCCCTTGCTGCCGGGATATCATGGTTTTATTCATTAACTGATGAAGTAAAAATACAGCTAGGTATATCAGGAAGAAAGCATGTGATTGAATCTTTTAGTGAAGATGTGATTGGTGAAAAGTTCATCTCTATTTATAAAGAGTTAGGCTATAAAAGTGATTAA
- a CDS encoding glycosyltransferase family 2 protein yields the protein MISKTSLDKRYSTTRNIQDIPYTLHIQAEEMFASSLCLQENKKRISDGGLRTKGYYKQSTKKQPLITIITAVFNGEKYLEETILSILNQTYDNVELIIIDGGSTDGSIDIIKKYEHAIDYWVSEPDAGISDAFNKGVKVASGDYINFQGDGDGFCKINSLENLIQGVNPDDDLFISGRIQRVDIDGSELYVSAYMSKFDKKSLLFRMSMPHQGLFTSIKYFKQYGLFDVNNTYCMDYEHLLRAYHNFPNVVMRNVIVAKWRADGLGNNRDLEIFKEYHKIKLENNVATYPVLIAINLWTLVKYTIKKLIK from the coding sequence ATGATTAGCAAAACTAGCTTAGATAAACGTTATTCCACGACAAGAAACATTCAGGATATCCCCTACACATTACATATACAAGCAGAAGAAATGTTTGCATCTTCTTTATGTTTACAGGAAAACAAAAAAAGAATAAGTGATGGGGGATTACGTACAAAAGGATACTATAAACAAAGCACGAAAAAACAGCCTCTTATAACAATTATAACGGCTGTATTTAATGGTGAAAAATATCTTGAAGAAACTATCTTAAGTATACTTAATCAAACATACGATAATGTAGAGTTGATTATTATTGATGGCGGTAGTACAGATGGCTCTATTGATATAATTAAAAAATATGAGCATGCCATTGATTATTGGGTGAGTGAACCTGATGCGGGAATTAGTGATGCTTTCAATAAAGGAGTTAAAGTTGCGAGCGGCGACTATATTAATTTTCAGGGCGATGGGGATGGTTTTTGTAAAATTAATTCATTAGAAAATTTGATTCAGGGAGTTAATCCTGATGATGATCTCTTTATTAGTGGGCGAATACAACGAGTCGATATAGATGGCTCAGAATTATATGTTTCTGCATATATGTCTAAATTCGATAAGAAATCTTTACTGTTTAGAATGTCTATGCCGCATCAAGGACTTTTTACCAGCATTAAATATTTTAAGCAATATGGACTATTTGATGTTAATAATACTTATTGCATGGACTATGAGCATTTACTTCGTGCATATCATAACTTCCCAAACGTTGTTATGAGAAATGTTATTGTCGCTAAGTGGCGAGCAGATGGCTTAGGGAATAATCGAGATTTAGAAATTTTCAAAGAGTATCATAAAATAAAATTGGAGAATAATGTTGCAACTTATCCTGTATTAATTGCTATAAATCTTTGGACCTTAGTTAAATATACTATAAAGAAATTGATTAAATGA
- a CDS encoding acyltransferase family protein yields MNKNIEWVTWLKLFGSLAVILGHMNNPLNDLIFSWHMPLFFMISGFFIKIEGSIRALVIKDLNRLMIPYFIFAFLALIITSIKVWGLQREPLNYLFEFKAILFWMDYKHLANSYAFVLWFLPALFFAKIFYYIIKKSSSSILLQFCLFVLLFLISFQLQLPFALSNAMNSALWLFIGSQLFNILERESYPEFNQISLTVICLFPIILLTVIYAYWGIPKLNMSLLTYESKAVNVLWAVLLFLLFALFFKALVNNKKKGWLIEKWGEGTMLLFILHPYTNNISHILVEKLHFGSWPLKLLISLIFLQLVLMLKQRFSNKGVFKYV; encoded by the coding sequence ATGAATAAAAATATTGAGTGGGTTACTTGGCTAAAATTATTTGGGAGCCTTGCCGTTATATTGGGACATATGAATAACCCATTAAATGATTTAATTTTTTCTTGGCATATGCCGTTGTTTTTCATGATTTCTGGCTTTTTTATCAAAATAGAAGGAAGCATAAGGGCACTGGTCATTAAAGATCTCAATCGCTTGATGATCCCATATTTCATTTTTGCTTTTCTAGCGCTTATTATTACTAGCATTAAGGTGTGGGGGTTGCAGAGAGAACCCTTAAATTATTTATTTGAATTCAAAGCTATTCTTTTTTGGATGGACTATAAACATCTGGCTAATTCTTATGCTTTTGTTTTATGGTTTTTGCCGGCATTATTTTTCGCTAAAATTTTCTATTATATAATTAAGAAGAGTAGTTCAAGCATATTGCTTCAGTTCTGTTTATTTGTTCTTTTATTCTTGATTAGTTTTCAATTACAACTGCCGTTTGCACTTAGCAATGCTATGAATAGTGCATTATGGCTATTCATAGGTTCGCAATTATTTAACATTCTAGAGCGAGAGTCATATCCAGAGTTTAATCAAATATCACTTACTGTTATTTGTCTTTTTCCTATTATTTTATTAACAGTTATCTATGCCTATTGGGGAATACCTAAGCTGAATATGTCTCTGTTAACTTATGAAAGTAAGGCTGTTAATGTGCTATGGGCTGTTTTATTGTTTCTGTTATTTGCTCTTTTTTTTAAAGCTCTAGTTAACAACAAGAAAAAGGGCTGGCTTATTGAAAAATGGGGAGAAGGGACTATGTTGCTCTTTATATTACATCCATATACAAATAATATTTCTCATATTTTAGTGGAAAAACTACATTTTGGAAGTTGGCCATTAAAACTATTAATTTCATTGATATTTCTTCAGTTAGTTTTAATGCTGAAACAGCGTTTCAGTAATAAGGGCGTTTTTAAATATGTATGA
- a CDS encoding phosphomannomutase (capsular polysaccharide biosynthesis protein; catalyzes the formation of D-mannose 6-phosphate from alpha-D-mannose 1-phosphate), whose amino-acid sequence MTELTCFKAYDIRGELGIELNDEIAYRIGRAFALYLKPKKIVVGGDIRLTSESLKLSFADGLRDEGVDVFDIGMTGTEEIYFATKNLGMCGGVEVTASHNPMNYNGMKFVREDSKPISGDTGLNAIKALAESKPWKSNSATSQTVPKGEYKLISNLDAYVDHLMTYIAPEKITPLKLVVNSGNGAAGHVVDAIELAFSKLNIPIEFIKIQHEADGDFPNGIPNPLLIENREDTAKAVREHNADMGIAWDGDFDRCFLFDETGEFIEGYYIVGLLAEAFLKKNTDGNKKRQKIIYDPRLTWNTEQIIKENNGEAIMSKTGHAFIKERMRKEDAVYGGEMSAHHYFRDFAYCDSGMIPWLLVAELLSVKKQTLSSMVKHCIAAFPSSGEINSKLADPSLAIERVLNQYKEQAIGIDYTDGIGLSFKEKKASSSFEWRFNLRTSNTEPVVRLNVEAKGNVALMQEKTNELLELLRR is encoded by the coding sequence ATGACTGAACTTACTTGTTTTAAAGCGTACGATATTCGAGGTGAATTAGGCATAGAGCTTAATGACGAAATAGCTTACCGCATAGGTCGCGCTTTTGCTCTGTATTTAAAACCTAAGAAAATAGTGGTAGGCGGAGATATTCGTTTAACTTCTGAATCATTAAAATTATCGTTTGCCGATGGCCTTCGTGATGAAGGTGTTGATGTTTTTGATATTGGCATGACGGGTACTGAAGAGATCTACTTTGCTACAAAAAATTTAGGTATGTGCGGTGGTGTTGAAGTAACTGCGAGCCATAATCCGATGAATTATAATGGCATGAAATTCGTCAGAGAAGACTCTAAACCTATTAGTGGAGATACTGGCTTAAATGCGATTAAAGCATTGGCAGAAAGCAAGCCTTGGAAAAGTAACAGTGCTACGTCGCAAACAGTACCTAAGGGCGAATATAAACTAATCTCTAATTTAGATGCTTACGTTGACCATTTGATGACTTATATTGCTCCTGAAAAAATTACACCACTTAAATTAGTGGTAAATTCAGGAAATGGCGCCGCAGGTCATGTTGTAGATGCTATAGAATTGGCCTTTAGTAAGCTTAATATCCCTATTGAGTTCATAAAAATACAGCACGAAGCTGATGGTGATTTTCCTAATGGGATACCTAATCCTTTATTGATTGAAAATAGAGAAGATACCGCTAAAGCTGTGCGAGAGCATAATGCTGATATGGGCATAGCTTGGGATGGCGATTTTGATCGATGTTTTTTGTTTGATGAAACAGGTGAATTCATCGAAGGTTATTACATTGTGGGTTTATTAGCAGAAGCATTTTTGAAAAAGAATACTGACGGTAATAAAAAACGCCAAAAAATAATTTATGATCCACGATTGACATGGAATACCGAGCAAATAATTAAAGAAAATAATGGTGAAGCTATTATGTCTAAAACAGGACATGCTTTTATTAAAGAGCGTATGCGCAAAGAAGATGCTGTTTATGGTGGTGAAATGAGTGCTCATCATTATTTTCGTGATTTCGCATATTGTGATAGCGGTATGATCCCTTGGTTATTAGTCGCTGAATTATTATCAGTTAAAAAACAAACATTATCGTCAATGGTGAAGCATTGCATTGCTGCCTTCCCAAGTTCTGGTGAGATAAACTCAAAATTAGCCGATCCAAGTTTAGCGATAGAACGAGTTCTAAATCAATATAAAGAACAAGCCATCGGTATCGATTATACCGATGGTATTGGTTTATCATTTAAAGAGAAAAAAGCTAGTAGCAGCTTTGAATGGCGCTTTAATTTAAGAACATCGAATACCGAGCCAGTAGTTAGACTCAATGTTGAAGCGAAAGGTAATGTCGCTTTAATGCAAGAAAAAACAAATGAATTATTAGAGCTGTTAAGAAGATAG